A portion of the Pogoniulus pusillus isolate bPogPus1 chromosome 6, bPogPus1.pri, whole genome shotgun sequence genome contains these proteins:
- the SLC35G1 gene encoding solute carrier family 35 member G1, giving the protein MVLCQSGEAAAVSAAGGEETEVPPSQEDSAGTRQPCLCPAAGVEAAVAEERRVCGCCSGLPWPRCCKAPGTKKKASCPGLGLFYTVLSAFLFSVASLFLKKIEDVHSVEVSAFRCVFQMAFILPGLIYYKTGLLGPKGKRIFLFFRGFFGSAAMVLLYYAFQVMPLADATVITFSSPVFTSLLAWIFLKEKYSPWDLLFTLFAVTGVVLIARPPFLFGSSVTGIEGNYADHIKGTIAAITSTVSGASTLVLIRKVGKSVHFFLSIWYYAVIGLIGCVIALFVMDEWSLPSCGRDRVLLILIGLLGLGGQIFLTKALQIEKAGPVAIMKTMDVVFAFILQILFLNHLPTWWTVGGALCVVASSSGTAIRKWRQSLKKSKQNEI; this is encoded by the exons ATGGTGCTGTGTCAGAGTGGTGAGGCCGCCGCCGTTTCGGCAGCGGGCGGGGAGGAAACAGAAGTGCCGCCGAGCCAGGAGGACAGTGCGGGTACGAGGCAGCCTTGCCTGTGCCCGGCGGCCGGCGTGGAGGCGGCAGTCGCTGAAGAGCGCCGCGTTTGTGGCTGCTGTTCGGGCTTGCCCTGGCCGCGCTGCTGCAAGGCACCTG GAACAAAGAAGAAAGCATCATGTCCAGGACTTGGTCTGTTTTATACCGTACTGTCTGCCTTCCTTTTCTCAGTGGCCTCTTTATTtcttaaaaaaatagaagatgTACATTCAGTGGAAGTGAGTGCATTTCGATGTGTTTTCCAAATGGCATTCATTCTTCCTGGTTTAATATACTACAA AACAGGGCTTTTGGGACCAAAAGGTAAaagaatttttcttttcttccgaGGATTCTTTGGCTCTGCTGCAATGGTCCTTCTCTACTATGCCTTCCAAGTCATGCCACTAGCTGATGCCACTGTTATAACTTTTAGCAGTCCTGTCTTTACATCATTGCTGGCATGGATCTTTCTTAAAGAGAAATACAGTCCTTGGGATCTTCTGTTCACCCTCTTTGCAGTCACTGGAGTGGTTCTTATTGCCAGACCACCGTTTCTGTTCGGGTCAAGCGTTACAGGAATTGAAGGAAATTATGCAGACCACATTAAAGGAACTATAGCAGCAATTACAAGCACGGTATCTGGAGCTTCAACTCTTGTTTTAATAAGGAAAGTGGGAAAATCTGTGCATTTCTTTTTGTCAATTTGGTATTATGCAGTCATTGGTTTAATTGGATGTGTTATAGCATTGTTTGTTATGGATGAATGGAGTTTACCATCTTGTGGCAGAGATAGGGTTCTTCTAATATTAATAGGCCTGTTAGGGTTAGGGGGTCAGATATTTCTCACAAAAGCATTACAAATAGAGAAAGCTGGACCTGTAGCCATAATGAAAACAATGGATGtggtgtttgcttttattttacaGATTCTTTTTCTCAATCACTTGCCAACTTGGTGGACTGTGGGTGGTGCCCTTTGTGTAGTAGCTAGTAGTTCTGGAACTGCCATTCGTAAGTGGCGGCAGAGCTTGAAGAAATCTAAACAAAATGAAATCTGA